From the Mastacembelus armatus chromosome 14, fMasArm1.2, whole genome shotgun sequence genome, one window contains:
- the LOC113143321 gene encoding gap junction delta-2 protein-like, whose amino-acid sequence MGEWTILERLLEAAVQQHSTMIGRILLTVVVIFRILIVGIVGEKVYEDEQIMFICNTMQPGCNQACYDKAFPISHIRYWVFQIILVCTPSLCFITYSVHQSAKARDRSYSLLHPHMDHHGHGHHGRHHDHHSRKLHARNINGILVHPDSSKEDHDCLEVKEIPNGPRGLPQTHKSAKVRRQEGISRFYVIQVVFRNALEIGFLAGQYFLYGFNVPGMFECDRYPCVKEVECYVSRPTEKTVFLVFMFAVSGICVLLNLAELNHLGWRKIKTAIRGVQARRKSICEVRKKDVSHLSQAPNLGRTQSSESAYV is encoded by the coding sequence gATCCTGCTGACTGTGGTGGTGATTTTCCGTATCCTGATAGTAGGCATAGTGGGTGAAAAGGTGTATGAGGATGAGCAAATCATGTTCATCTGTAACACAATGCAGCCTGGCTGCAACCAGGCTTGTTATGACAAGGCCTTCCCCATCTCGCACATCCGCTACTGGGTCTTTCAGATCATCTTGGTTTGCACTCCTAGTCTGTGTTTCATCACATATTCTGTTCACCAGTCTGCTAAAGCACGTGACCGAAGCTACTCTCTCCTGCATCCTCACATGGATCACCACGGTCACGGTCACCACGGCCGGCATCATGACCATCACAGTCGCAAGCTTCACGCTCGCAACATCAACGGCATCCTGGTGCACCCTGACAGCAGTAAAGAGGATCATGACTGCCTGGAGGTCAAAGAGATCCCTAATGGACCCCGGGGCCTCCCTCAAACACACAAGAGTGCTAAAGTGCGACGGCAAGAGGGCATCTCTCGTTTCTACGTCATTCAGGTGGTGTTCCGCAACGCACTGGAGATCGGGTTCTTGGCAGGCCAGTACTTCCTGTATGGCTTCAATGTGCCAGGGATGTTTGAGTGTGATCGCTACCCATGTGTGAAGGAGGTGGAATGTTATGTGTCTCGTCCCACAGAAAAGACAGTGTTTCTGGTGTTCATGTTTGCGGTAAGCGGTATATGTGTGCTGCTTAACCTGGCTGAGCTCAACCACCTTGGCTGGAGGAAGATAAAGACGGCCATCCGAGGGGTGCAGGCCCGAAGGAAGTCCATCTGTGAAGTACGCAAGAAGGATGTTTCACACCTGTCCCAGGCCCCCAACCTGGGCAGGACCCAGTCTAGCGAGTCAGCCTATGTCTGA